A region of the Channa argus isolate prfri chromosome 3, Channa argus male v1.0, whole genome shotgun sequence genome:
TCGATCGTTGCAAACCACCTCGATCATCTTCTGTTTTGAAGAAACGGGAGAGACTTAACATAACGTTTTAGTATTGAATGTATGTTAAGTATTCCGCTAACACAAGACAGTATCACTAGAATATAGCTGGAAGTAAAAtttgatgttgtgtgtgtgtgtgtgtgtgtgttaaagttgTTGTTCGCAGCGTGTCCATTAAGTAAAAACTAGTATTCATATATCGGTTTAACATCATTagccatgctgttttgtttagctaacattagctaagATCAAAGCATCGTCGCAAATTGTTCACACCAATCATCCCAattcagaacacacacataaccgacaatctgttttttaaaatgacaagcaTCAATGtatgttttgattaaaaatttAATGCAACAGTCCTACCTTTGAATTACAAACGATTAACAAATATCCGTCTGCTGTTTTGCTGATATCTTCTTGAACGCACTCGGTGATCGCTGCTTTACGGTAAAGCAGACTTGGTTTGTATTAGACTGTCAACCAATCGCATGCGCACAGCTTAAGATTGATAGCTCCAATCAGCCCgtaaaaagacaaagaatcCCATGAAAGGCGGGCCGAACTCCGAAAACAACTTGTGCCGTAAAACCCTGCTAACTGTCGTGCGCTGCAGTTCAGTTTGTTACAGGACAGCTGGTTAGAAATTGAATTAGAGAACGCTGCTGTAGAAAAGTAACGATAATGGCTGACGAAGAGAAGTTACCATCTGGATGGGAGAAACGAATGAGCCGCAGTTCAGGTAAACATACGTAAGGAGTGAAATGTGGTAGCTAGCTAGTTAGCCAAATGGAAATATGCACTAAACTTAGCTTACTAGCTAACAGACGCAGCATCGTGCTTCACAGCTAAAACGCGGCCGACCAAACCTACAGTGAAACGATGAGAGACTGAAGCTATTCAGACTATTCCGTGCTACAGAAGggttttgttaaatgttatgtttggCTGCTGGGTTGCTCCGTGATTGCACCAGAACTGATCCATTAAACCTGCAGGGCCACAGCCCCGGTGCCTCACCTGCACAGATCTTCACTCCCTGGACATAACGTTACATTGTAGCATTAAATTACAGCTGTAATCAAACGTCTGGACGCTTCGCGGCCAAATTGTATCATTATGCTGATTTTGCAGCGGAAAGTAGCACATGCAGCAAACTATAGCTGGCGTTTTAGTCATCGATTAatggtttggtttattttagttgtgtttgtttgcaaacACGCCGCTCTCTCAAAATAGGCTTAAGTGTAATTAAGTGTAATTAAgtgtaatttctttaaatgtcttgtttgaTTTGATCAAACCTCAGCATATTCAGTTACCTGTGATATAAAACGGCCAGTCCTCAAAGTGGGAAAACAGGaatttggaaatgttttagggaaaaaaaacagtttgttggCATGTAGTTGTATCTGTAGTTGTCGAAATCACCCCAGTTAccagtaaacaaataaaaaagattatgCCTGAGTTTAAAACTGATAATAATTATCTTTGCTTTTGGAATTGTAAACCCCCCTGTTATAATTATCCTTTACAGAGGATTGAGGTCAGTCCAGAAGGCTTGAGCCTTGGAAGGGTATTTAACAGATCAGGCAGTTTAATGCCAATGAACTAGTTACTTTAACATGTGAGGGTTGTTCCGGTCGGGGTTTCCGTAAGTTCCGGAGGTCTTGCATAGAGATGAGTGGGTGACCCTGCTACTTTCATTACACCTGTGTTAACCACTCTCTTTTTGTCCTCCAGGCAAAGTTTACTACTTCAACCATATCACCAATGCCAGCCAGTGGGAACGTCCAGTGGGAGATGGCCGTGGAGAGCCAGATAAGGTTATtatgagtaaataaataatatggttgtttattatgttaaaaacaataagCTCTATGTAGTTAAAATGAGACTGAGCTAGTTTAGATTAAAATTAGTGATGGAAGGACAAAGACCTTGCCTGTTTTAAGACCCCAAAGAGATTTGGTGCATTGATCTTGGAAAGAACAGTGTCACCTGGTGGTTTCTAGAATCTCTAGTTTAGATCAACACACGTGTAATAAGgctgcattttgtttattttctagcTCTAATAATCTTGTTTACAATTTCTGTTGTGcatgcacatatttttttttacaaagctattttaataaaatagtcATCTTTGAACACAGAAGTGTGgtgcgttttgttttttttcttatggcTCTTTAAGCTTGTTTAGTGGTGTCGTTTCAGTGAAAGCCCGTCTGCTTTGGACATGAGCACCAAGGTTTGGTGGTTTTAATTATTGTTCATTATGCGGGATGAGCCACTCCCACTGTTAACCCATATAATTCTACTTCATACAGGGATTATAATGTTCAACTACTGATGCAGTTGATAGCTATGATGATTGGCTTTGATgtatatttatcattttcctatCTAAAATATCTGAATCCCTGAGTAAAGAGTTGGTGTGTGTATGAAATGATCAAAAGACAAGGAGGAAAAAGCCCTTCACAGTTTTCCCATAACtaaaagttttatatttaaattgctTGTTCAGTCCAAAGCTCCAAAATATTCTCTTTGTTTTGATACAATTTTCTGTCAATTCacttttcaattaaaatattCTGCCACAATTTGTTGCAGCTTTTCATTGAAATGAGATCACGTGTACAAATATTCAACACCAAAGCTACATGTTTTAAACTTTGCATCTTTCCATCTAATGGAAATGTATAAATGTCGATGTCtgctgtatctgtgtgtttaggCCTTGGTTGTTCTTGTATTAGCAAGTTACTGACTTTTATGTCTTGTTAGAATTTACAACTCCTTGTCTCAATCAACAATAACAACTTTATATAACTTCCTGATGTTTACACCTACAGGTGGATtattcaaaggaaaaaaatattttttctgtttgtaaaaCTGTTCATTATATTAGAAAGTAGTACTGTCAGGTCtaggaggaaagaaaagcaattaATCAGTTTGTTTCTGGGAGGTTTTGAGActaatcagttttgttttttcactcacTCAGGTGCGCTGCTCTCACCTCCTGGTGAAGCACAATCACTCACGTCGTCCATCTTCCTGGCGAGAACAAAATATCACACGAACAAAAGATGAGGccgtggatctcattcagagtATGTAAAGCAGAGGACAAATGAGggaagttattttatttcagtctgataaacaaatgtaataaataatttttaaatttttatttttgcagagtACATAGAACAGATCAAGTCTGGAGAGGAAACATT
Encoded here:
- the pin1 gene encoding peptidyl-prolyl cis-trans isomerase NIMA-interacting 1; this encodes MADEEKLPSGWEKRMSRSSGKVYYFNHITNASQWERPVGDGRGEPDKVRCSHLLVKHNHSRRPSSWREQNITRTKDEAVDLIQKYIEQIKSGEETFESLASQFSDCSSAKNGGDLGLFGRGQMQKPFEDASFALKVGDMSGPVFTDSGVHIILRTG